One window of the Runella slithyformis DSM 19594 genome contains the following:
- a CDS encoding S9 family peptidase has translation MTPHQTSLQPPKAPKVPYRFELHNDVRTDDYYWLRERESPEVINYLNAENAYTEAVLAPVKQLREKLFDEMKARIKEQDESVPYKMGNYYYYYRYEPGAEYPVYCRRRNSPEATEEVMLNINELAEGHAYYNATFPEIADNEEIAAFGEDTVSRRLYTLKFKNLITGEIYPDAIPDTEGGNYAWASDHQTIFYIRKHTDTLLGFQVWRHRLGMPVSDDVLVYEEADDRFYLGLYRMKSKKYITIVSDQNGVSTEYQLIRADDPTGQCVSFLPRQRGLEYFIEHLDDAFYVRTNLDGATNFKLMSVSESLHHDLLHWRELIAHRPDVYLEGMEAFQHHLVLQERGEGLLKIRIINQQTREEHYLNFGEPTYTAYLSNNPDFNTPVLRYGYTSLTTPNSTFDYDMDSRERTLLKQQEVLGDFDRNGYQTERLFAPSRDGILIPISIVYKKGFQKDGTAPLLQYSYGSYGYSTDPTFSTGRLSLLNRGFAFAIAHIRGGQEMGRAWYENGKMLHKKNTFTDFIDCSAYLIQTKWTSPEGLFAIGGSAGGLLMGAVVNMAPQLYKGVVAQVPFVDVVTTMLDETIPLTTGEYEEWGNPNEKIYYDYMKSYSPYDNVVAQEYPNMLVTTGLHDSQVQYWEPAKWVAKLRELKTDHHQLLLHCDMEAGHGGASGRFKSLKDVALVYSFMLNLLGITA, from the coding sequence ATGACCCCACATCAGACTTCTTTGCAGCCTCCGAAAGCCCCCAAGGTCCCTTACCGATTTGAACTCCACAATGATGTCAGAACCGACGATTATTACTGGCTCCGCGAACGGGAAAGCCCCGAAGTGATCAACTACCTCAATGCTGAAAATGCCTACACGGAAGCGGTTTTGGCACCCGTCAAACAATTGCGCGAAAAGCTGTTTGACGAAATGAAAGCTCGTATCAAAGAGCAGGACGAGTCGGTGCCGTACAAGATGGGCAACTATTATTATTACTATCGGTATGAGCCGGGCGCCGAATACCCGGTGTACTGCCGCAGGCGCAACTCCCCGGAAGCTACGGAAGAGGTGATGCTCAACATCAATGAATTGGCCGAAGGCCATGCATACTATAATGCTACCTTTCCCGAAATAGCCGACAATGAAGAAATCGCGGCTTTTGGTGAGGATACCGTCAGCCGACGGCTGTATACCCTGAAATTTAAAAACCTCATTACGGGCGAGATCTACCCCGATGCCATTCCGGATACCGAAGGCGGAAACTATGCGTGGGCGTCTGATCATCAAACGATCTTTTACATTCGAAAACATACCGACACCCTTCTGGGCTTTCAGGTGTGGCGGCACCGGCTCGGTATGCCGGTAAGCGATGATGTTTTGGTGTATGAGGAGGCCGATGACCGGTTTTACCTGGGCCTGTATCGGATGAAATCCAAAAAATACATCACCATTGTCTCTGACCAGAACGGCGTTTCGACCGAATACCAACTCATCCGAGCCGATGATCCAACGGGGCAATGCGTGTCGTTTTTGCCCAGGCAACGCGGCCTCGAATACTTCATTGAGCATTTGGACGATGCTTTTTATGTGCGCACCAACCTCGACGGAGCGACCAACTTTAAATTAATGTCGGTTTCCGAATCCCTTCACCACGACTTGCTGCATTGGCGTGAGCTCATCGCCCATCGCCCCGACGTGTACCTGGAAGGGATGGAAGCGTTTCAGCATCATTTGGTGTTACAGGAAAGAGGGGAAGGGTTGCTGAAAATCCGCATCATCAACCAACAAACCCGGGAAGAACATTACCTGAACTTCGGCGAACCGACGTATACGGCCTACCTGAGCAACAACCCCGATTTTAACACGCCCGTACTACGCTACGGCTACACGTCGCTCACGACGCCCAACAGCACGTTTGATTACGACATGGACTCACGTGAACGCACACTGCTCAAACAGCAGGAAGTGTTGGGTGATTTTGACCGCAACGGGTATCAAACCGAACGGCTCTTTGCCCCCTCCCGCGACGGCATCCTGATTCCGATTTCCATTGTGTATAAAAAGGGCTTTCAAAAGGACGGTACGGCACCGCTGTTGCAGTATTCGTACGGATCCTACGGCTATTCGACCGACCCCACCTTCAGCACCGGCAGACTCAGTTTGCTGAATCGGGGATTTGCCTTTGCCATTGCACACATTCGCGGAGGGCAGGAAATGGGCAGGGCCTGGTACGAAAACGGTAAAATGCTGCACAAGAAAAACACCTTTACCGATTTTATTGATTGCTCTGCGTATTTAATTCAAACCAAGTGGACCTCACCGGAAGGGCTTTTTGCCATAGGCGGCAGTGCGGGTGGGTTATTGATGGGCGCGGTGGTCAACATGGCACCTCAACTGTACAAAGGCGTGGTGGCGCAGGTGCCGTTTGTAGACGTGGTCACGACCATGCTCGACGAAACCATCCCCCTTACTACGGGCGAATACGAAGAATGGGGAAACCCCAACGAAAAGATCTATTACGATTATATGAAATCCTACAGCCCGTACGATAACGTCGTGGCGCAGGAGTACCCAAATATGTTGGTAACTACGGGCCTGCACGACTCACAGGTACAGTACTGGGAGCCGGCCAAGTGGGTCGCCAAGTTGCGTGAGCTCAAAACCGATCATCATCAACTCCTCCTTCACTGCGACATGGAAGCGGGCCACGGCGGTGCCTCAGGACGATTCAAAAGCCTGAAAGATGTGGCGTTGGTCTATTCATTTATGCTGAATTTATTGGGAATAACGGCCTAA
- a CDS encoding Uma2 family endonuclease, translated as MITDIHSLDPNGTYTYADYLKWRFDEQVELIKGKIYRMSPAPKMAHQWVSGQLSYLLRRHFEGKTCTIFEAPFDVRLPIGNDRFPEKIYTVVQPDICVICDDSKLDEDGCLGAPDLIVEITSTSTYKKDFNEKFNWYEKAGVREYWIAIPSEKAIQVYYLENGQYQLGGIYDKSPAQSVIFEGFEAALEKVFR; from the coding sequence ATGATTACAGACATCCATTCGCTTGACCCCAACGGTACGTATACCTACGCTGATTACCTTAAATGGCGATTTGATGAGCAGGTAGAGCTTATCAAAGGGAAAATCTACCGAATGTCGCCGGCTCCGAAAATGGCGCATCAATGGGTATCCGGCCAATTGTCATATCTTTTGCGTAGGCATTTTGAAGGAAAGACCTGTACTATTTTTGAAGCGCCGTTCGATGTACGTTTACCCATTGGAAATGATCGTTTCCCTGAAAAAATCTATACCGTCGTACAACCGGACATATGTGTGATTTGTGATGATTCCAAATTGGATGAAGACGGTTGTTTAGGTGCTCCGGATTTGATCGTTGAAATCACCTCTACATCAACGTACAAAAAAGACTTCAACGAAAAATTTAATTGGTACGAAAAAGCAGGGGTACGAGAGTATTGGATCGCCATCCCGAGCGAAAAGGCGATACAGGTGTATTATCTCGAAAACGGTCAATACCAATTGGGGGGAATTTATGACAAATCTCCCGCTCAATCGGTGATTTTTGAAGGATTTGAAGCAGCGTTGGAAAAGGTTTTCAGATAG
- a CDS encoding gamma carbonic anhydrase family protein encodes MALIKSVRGVAPQYGPNCWFADNATVVGEVIMGDYCTVWFNAVVRGDVNTIQMGDYVNIQDGAVIHCTYQKSKTIIGNHVSIAHNAIVHGCTIEDKVLVGMGAIIMDGAHIGTGSIIAAGAVITQGKVIAPGTIWAGNPAKYLKDVTPELGEVFMRTANNYVMYSGWFKEEDTI; translated from the coding sequence ATGGCTCTTATAAAATCAGTACGCGGCGTGGCTCCTCAGTATGGTCCCAACTGTTGGTTTGCCGACAATGCCACCGTGGTGGGAGAAGTCATCATGGGGGATTACTGCACCGTGTGGTTCAATGCCGTCGTGCGGGGTGATGTCAACACCATTCAGATGGGCGACTATGTCAACATTCAGGACGGGGCCGTAATCCACTGCACTTACCAAAAATCCAAAACCATCATCGGCAATCACGTCTCCATCGCCCACAATGCCATTGTACACGGATGTACCATCGAAGATAAGGTATTGGTGGGCATGGGAGCCATTATTATGGACGGGGCCCACATCGGCACGGGTTCCATCATTGCCGCCGGAGCCGTGATCACGCAGGGAAAGGTGATTGCACCGGGCACCATTTGGGCCGGCAATCCCGCCAAATACCTCAAAGACGTAACACCCGAACTGGGAGAGGTTTTTATGCGTACCGCCAATAATTATGTGATGTATTCGGGCTGGTTTAAGGAGGAGGATACTATCTGA
- a CDS encoding sensor histidine kinase, whose protein sequence is MSNPLASKTRIFIVVITFLIVCSSLMRWYVFDIPWQSNLFLAMISGTVMVISWVFFSKMHRYFDSFFPYEKGIIMRMIPQVLITFFFVLAVSHAVISRVMELFPFKSLIAQQYTDLARIAGYFAQFLVVVLINVLHLSDYLFHKWRENATRAIHLEKEKAQVQFDNLKNQLNPHFLFNSLTSLDSLIQENPDLARQFLQQLSKVFRYVLQHKDKGLVPLYTELDFIKNYVFLLQTRFDTFLTIDFQLSEESLEKKITPVTLQILIENALKHNVVSAAHPLLIRIFSDGRYLKVENNIQPKKQVETSNGQGLQNLKNLYKFLTDLPFETIVHNEKFVAYVPLIG, encoded by the coding sequence ATGTCCAATCCGCTTGCCTCCAAAACCCGCATCTTTATCGTCGTCATTACGTTCCTGATCGTGTGTTCTTCCCTGATGCGGTGGTATGTCTTTGACATACCCTGGCAATCGAATCTTTTTTTGGCGATGATTTCGGGTACGGTCATGGTGATCTCCTGGGTATTTTTCAGTAAAATGCACCGTTACTTTGATTCTTTTTTCCCTTACGAAAAAGGAATTATCATGCGCATGATCCCGCAGGTGCTGATCACGTTCTTTTTTGTGCTGGCGGTCTCTCATGCCGTGATTTCCCGGGTCATGGAGTTATTTCCCTTCAAATCGCTCATTGCGCAGCAATACACCGATCTGGCACGCATTGCGGGGTATTTTGCGCAGTTTTTGGTGGTGGTGCTGATCAATGTACTGCATCTTTCCGATTATCTGTTTCACAAATGGCGCGAAAATGCCACGCGTGCCATTCACCTCGAAAAAGAAAAAGCTCAGGTACAGTTCGATAATTTAAAGAATCAGTTGAATCCGCATTTTCTGTTCAACAGCCTCACCTCACTGGATAGCCTGATTCAGGAGAATCCCGACTTGGCACGACAGTTTTTGCAGCAGCTTTCAAAGGTATTTCGGTATGTACTCCAACATAAAGACAAAGGGTTGGTACCGCTCTATACCGAACTGGATTTTATCAAAAATTACGTTTTTTTACTGCAAACACGCTTTGATACGTTTCTGACGATTGATTTTCAGTTATCGGAAGAGAGTCTCGAAAAAAAAATAACGCCGGTTACGCTTCAGATCCTGATCGAAAACGCCCTCAAACACAACGTGGTCAGTGCGGCTCATCCGCTTTTGATTCGTATTTTTTCGGATGGCCGGTACCTAAAGGTTGAAAACAACATTCAACCCAAAAAACAGGTGGAGACCTCCAACGGACAAGGCTTACAAAACCTGAAAAATCTGTATAAATTCCTGACCGATCTACCTTTTGAAACCATTGTCCACAATGAGAAATTTGTGGCCTATGTTCCTTTGATCGGCTGA
- a CDS encoding LytR/AlgR family response regulator transcription factor, protein MTILILEDEPLVAKNLEKLIHQLLPEAVLEGPLVSVEAALNRLRKHPVPDLIMADIQLADGVSFDIFQELKLSCPIIFTTAYDEYAIRAFKVNSIDYLLKPIDKAELSCAFEKFKRWQNTPDKEVFSLQLRDLLHDLEHKAVKQYKRRFTAHFQRAVVAVPDTRVAYFVREEVIWLVTTENQRLITDYQSLDELEELLDPAQFIRANRQYIVRKEALESYRTHYSGKIELSLSVSVKEGIIISKDKAAHFRVWFEL, encoded by the coding sequence ATGACTATATTGATTCTGGAAGATGAACCGCTGGTGGCCAAAAACCTGGAAAAACTCATTCATCAACTCCTGCCCGAAGCAGTACTTGAGGGCCCGTTGGTCAGTGTAGAAGCAGCGCTGAACCGGCTCCGTAAACACCCGGTGCCTGACCTTATTATGGCCGATATTCAGTTGGCCGACGGCGTGAGTTTTGACATTTTTCAGGAACTGAAGCTGTCCTGTCCCATCATCTTTACCACCGCCTATGACGAATACGCCATTCGGGCCTTTAAGGTCAACAGTATTGACTATTTGCTGAAACCCATTGACAAAGCGGAGCTCTCGTGTGCTTTTGAGAAATTCAAACGTTGGCAGAATACCCCCGATAAGGAAGTCTTTTCACTCCAACTGCGTGACTTGCTGCATGACCTTGAACATAAGGCGGTTAAACAATACAAGCGTCGTTTTACGGCTCATTTTCAGCGCGCCGTAGTGGCGGTGCCCGATACCCGCGTGGCGTATTTTGTACGGGAGGAAGTGATATGGCTCGTCACGACCGAAAATCAGCGGCTTATCACCGATTATCAATCGCTGGACGAACTGGAGGAGTTGCTTGACCCGGCTCAATTCATCCGGGCAAATCGGCAATACATTGTTCGTAAAGAAGCGTTGGAAAGTTACCGAACGCACTATTCCGGAAAGATAGAATTGTCGCTCAGTGTGTCGGTGAAGGAAGGTATTATTATCAGCAAGGATAAAGCCGCTCATTTTCGGGTTTGGTTTGAACTTTAA
- the fcl gene encoding GDP-L-fucose synthase, whose translation MESTAKIYVAGHRGMVGSALVRRLQAERYENIVVRTSRELDLRNQQAVSEFFETERPDYVFLAAAKVGGIMANNVYRAEFLYDNLQIQNNIIHNAYLTGVKKLMFLGSSCIYPKMAPQPLKEEYLLTGPLEYTNEPYAIAKITGIKMCESYRKQYGCNFISAMPTNLYGPNDNYDLNSSHVLPAMIRKFHEAKTEGKPFVELWGTGSPLREFLHADDLADACVYLMKTYDGEQFVNVGVGEDISIKDLAELIKKTVGYEGILHWNTDKPDGTPRKLMDVGRLHSMGWKHKYDLEEGIRMTYQDFLSKVEEYAV comes from the coding sequence ATGGAGAGCACTGCTAAAATATACGTAGCCGGCCACCGGGGAATGGTGGGATCGGCACTTGTACGGCGCTTGCAGGCCGAACGTTATGAAAATATTGTTGTTCGCACTTCCCGTGAACTGGATTTGCGTAATCAACAGGCTGTAAGTGAATTTTTTGAGACCGAACGCCCCGACTATGTCTTTTTGGCGGCGGCGAAGGTGGGTGGCATCATGGCCAACAACGTCTATCGTGCAGAGTTTTTGTACGATAATTTACAGATCCAAAACAACATCATTCACAATGCGTACCTCACCGGCGTGAAGAAGCTGATGTTTTTGGGTTCGTCGTGTATTTATCCTAAAATGGCCCCGCAGCCACTGAAAGAAGAGTACCTGTTGACCGGACCGCTGGAATACACCAATGAGCCCTATGCCATCGCGAAAATTACGGGCATCAAAATGTGCGAAAGCTACCGTAAACAGTATGGCTGTAATTTTATTTCTGCCATGCCGACCAACCTGTACGGACCCAACGACAATTATGACCTCAACAGCTCACACGTGCTGCCGGCCATGATCCGGAAGTTTCACGAAGCCAAGACCGAAGGAAAACCGTTCGTTGAGTTGTGGGGAACGGGCTCACCGCTGCGCGAGTTTTTGCACGCAGACGATTTGGCGGATGCCTGTGTGTACCTCATGAAAACCTACGACGGCGAGCAGTTTGTCAATGTCGGGGTGGGGGAAGATATTTCCATTAAAGACCTCGCCGAACTGATCAAAAAGACGGTTGGTTATGAAGGTATATTGCACTGGAATACCGACAAACCCGACGGTACGCCCCGTAAACTCATGGACGTGGGCCGATTGCACAGTATGGGGTGGAAACATAAATATGACCTCGAAGAAGGAATTCGAATGACGTATCAGGACTTTTTATCCAAGGTCGAAGAATATGCAGTGTAA